In a single window of the Streptomyces sp. 846.5 genome:
- a CDS encoding cytochrome b N-terminal domain-containing protein has protein sequence MSDTAEPVVEQTGGWTGAVRRAAVRALPPDKLLPDSQPAYMASWIYVFGVLTTAALIVVLGTGGLLALEGPGWWHVSATGKYVNGLHLWSVELFMFFMVVHLWGKFFMAAWRGRRALTWVIGSVAFLASIGTAFTGYLVQSNFDSQWISTQAKDGLNSVGIGAYFNVLNFGQMLMWHIVVLPLALVALTVWHLLMVRRRGIVPPIDATAPGTAAAAASATEQEPS, from the coding sequence ATGAGTGACACCGCTGAACCCGTGGTCGAACAGACCGGTGGCTGGACCGGAGCGGTCAGACGCGCAGCGGTGCGCGCACTGCCTCCGGACAAGCTGCTTCCCGACTCCCAGCCTGCCTACATGGCCTCGTGGATCTACGTCTTCGGGGTGCTCACCACCGCCGCGCTGATCGTGGTGCTGGGCACCGGCGGGCTGCTGGCCCTCGAGGGACCCGGCTGGTGGCACGTCTCGGCGACGGGCAAGTACGTCAACGGCCTGCACCTGTGGAGCGTGGAACTGTTCATGTTCTTCATGGTGGTCCACCTGTGGGGCAAGTTCTTCATGGCCGCCTGGCGCGGCCGCCGTGCGCTGACCTGGGTCATCGGCTCGGTCGCGTTCCTGGCCTCGATCGGCACCGCCTTCACCGGCTACCTGGTGCAGTCGAACTTCGACTCGCAGTGGATCTCCACCCAGGCCAAGGACGGCCTGAACTCGGTGGGCATCGGCGCCTACTTCAACGTGCTGAACTTCGGCCAGATGCTGATGTGGCACATCGTCGTGCTGCCCCTGGCGCTGGTCGCCCTGACGGTCTGGCACCTGCTGATGGTCCGCCGCAGGGGAATCGTCCCGCCCATCGACGCCACCGCCCCGGGCACCGCTGCCGCGGCCGCGAGCGCCACCGAGCAGGAGCCGTCATGA
- the ppdK gene encoding pyruvate, phosphate dikinase, translating into MTRYVSDFAEGDRHQADRLGGKGANLAEMTRMGLPVPPGFTVSTRACRYYLVTGAEPEGLAEEISGHLAALEQRIGRRLGDPDDPLLLSVRSGGRFSMPGMMDTILDLGLNDDTVQGLAKATGQERTAWDSYRRLVQMYGDTVLGVDGALFDAAMDRARAEAGAATDLDLGTDDLRRLTAAFRAIVREQTGRDFPQDPAEQLAGAVRAVFESWRGERARIYRRREGIPDDLGTAVNVQAMVFGNLGPDSGTGVAFTRDPATGRRGAYGDYLTDAQGEDVVAGIRNTVALQYLEALSPRCYRELLGHLRTLETHYRDLCDVEFTIERGRLWILQTRVGKRTAEAAFRIATQLVAEKMITLDTALHRVTGVQLSQLMFPRFAAEATEAPLARGIPASPGAAVGAAVFTSAEAVRRAAAGEAVVLVRPETTPDDLPGMIAAQAVLTSRGGKTSHAAVVARGMGKVCVCGAESLRVDVEGGQFRTADGTVVKQGDTISVDGTTGQIRLGAARLIPSPVTAYFTGEEVPLEFEELVRAVDLLLGRADRARRLQVRANADTPEDARTARAFGAQGIGLCRTEHMFLGERRRLVEAMILARDDAERDQALASLLPLQRQDFTGILEAMDGLPVTIRLIDPPLHEFLPDRTELSVRLATERVEGRTVDPHDERLLEAVNRMHEENPMLGLRGVRLALVVPGLVAMQVRAVAEAVLARRLAGGDPRAEIMVPLVDTVQELRLVRAEIEQVLAEVGDGMELPIGTMIELPRAALTAGRIAEAAEFFSFGTNDLTQTTWGFSRDDVEAAFFTRYMEQGVFRISPFETLDQEGVGRLVEIAVREGRATRPGLQTGVCGEHGGDPDSVHFFHRTGLDYVSCSPYRIPVARLEAGRAAIGAEPPA; encoded by the coding sequence ATGACCCGCTATGTGTCCGACTTCGCCGAGGGCGACCGCCACCAGGCGGACCGGCTCGGCGGCAAGGGCGCCAATCTCGCCGAGATGACCCGGATGGGACTGCCCGTCCCGCCCGGCTTCACGGTCAGTACCCGCGCCTGTCGGTACTACCTGGTCACCGGCGCGGAGCCGGAGGGCCTGGCCGAGGAGATCTCCGGCCACCTCGCCGCCCTTGAGCAGCGGATCGGCCGCCGCCTGGGCGACCCGGACGACCCGCTGCTGCTGTCGGTGCGCTCGGGCGGACGCTTCTCCATGCCCGGGATGATGGACACCATCCTCGACCTGGGGCTGAACGACGACACCGTGCAGGGACTGGCGAAGGCCACCGGCCAGGAACGCACGGCCTGGGACTCGTACCGGCGGCTGGTGCAGATGTACGGCGACACCGTGCTCGGCGTGGACGGCGCGCTCTTCGACGCCGCCATGGACCGGGCCCGCGCCGAGGCCGGCGCCGCCACCGACCTGGACCTCGGCACCGACGACCTGCGCCGGCTGACCGCCGCCTTCCGGGCGATCGTGCGCGAGCAGACCGGCCGCGACTTCCCGCAGGACCCGGCCGAGCAGCTCGCCGGCGCGGTGCGCGCGGTGTTCGAGTCCTGGCGCGGGGAACGGGCCCGGATCTACCGCCGCCGCGAGGGCATCCCCGACGACCTGGGCACCGCCGTGAACGTGCAGGCCATGGTGTTCGGCAACCTCGGCCCCGACTCCGGCACCGGGGTCGCCTTCACCCGCGACCCCGCCACCGGACGGCGCGGCGCCTACGGGGACTACCTGACCGACGCGCAGGGCGAGGACGTGGTCGCAGGCATCCGCAACACCGTCGCGCTGCAGTACCTGGAGGCCCTGTCGCCGCGCTGCTACCGCGAGCTCCTGGGCCATCTGCGTACCCTGGAGACGCACTACCGGGACCTGTGCGACGTGGAGTTCACCATCGAGCGCGGCCGGCTGTGGATCCTGCAGACCCGCGTCGGCAAGCGCACCGCCGAAGCCGCGTTCCGGATCGCGACACAGCTCGTCGCCGAGAAGATGATCACCCTGGACACCGCGCTGCACCGGGTGACCGGGGTCCAGCTCAGCCAGCTGATGTTCCCGCGCTTCGCCGCCGAAGCGACCGAGGCGCCGCTGGCCCGCGGCATTCCCGCCTCGCCCGGTGCCGCGGTGGGCGCGGCGGTGTTCACCTCGGCCGAGGCCGTCCGCCGGGCTGCCGCCGGCGAGGCCGTGGTCCTGGTCCGCCCGGAGACCACCCCGGACGACCTGCCCGGCATGATCGCCGCCCAGGCCGTACTGACCAGCAGGGGTGGCAAGACCAGCCACGCCGCCGTGGTCGCCCGGGGCATGGGCAAGGTCTGCGTCTGCGGCGCCGAATCCCTGCGGGTGGACGTCGAGGGCGGGCAGTTCCGTACGGCGGACGGAACCGTCGTCAAGCAGGGCGACACCATCTCGGTGGACGGCACCACCGGACAGATCCGCCTGGGCGCCGCCCGGCTGATCCCCTCCCCGGTCACCGCCTACTTCACCGGCGAGGAGGTGCCGCTGGAGTTCGAGGAGCTGGTGCGCGCCGTCGACCTGCTGCTCGGACGCGCCGACCGGGCCCGCCGGCTGCAGGTGCGCGCCAACGCCGACACACCGGAGGACGCCCGCACCGCGCGCGCCTTCGGTGCCCAGGGCATCGGCCTGTGCCGCACCGAGCACATGTTCCTCGGGGAGCGCCGGCGCCTGGTGGAGGCCATGATCCTGGCCCGTGACGACGCCGAGCGCGACCAGGCTCTGGCCTCTCTGCTGCCGCTGCAGCGGCAGGACTTCACCGGGATCCTGGAGGCGATGGACGGTCTGCCGGTGACGATCCGTCTGATCGACCCGCCGCTGCACGAGTTCCTGCCCGACCGCACCGAGCTGTCGGTACGGCTGGCCACCGAACGCGTCGAGGGCCGCACCGTGGATCCGCACGACGAGCGGCTGCTCGAAGCGGTGAACCGGATGCACGAGGAGAACCCGATGCTCGGGCTGCGGGGGGTACGTCTGGCCCTGGTCGTGCCGGGCCTGGTCGCCATGCAGGTCCGCGCGGTGGCGGAGGCGGTGCTCGCCAGGAGGCTGGCGGGTGGCGACCCGCGCGCGGAGATCATGGTGCCGCTGGTGGACACCGTCCAGGAACTGCGCCTGGTGCGCGCCGAGATCGAGCAGGTGCTGGCCGAGGTCGGGGACGGGATGGAACTGCCGATCGGCACGATGATCGAACTGCCCAGGGCCGCACTGACCGCGGGGCGCATCGCCGAGGCCGCCGAGTTCTTCTCCTTCGGGACCAATGACCTCACCCAGACCACCTGGGGCTTCTCCCGCGACGACGTCGAGGCCGCCTTCTTCACCCGGTACATGGAGCAGGGCGTCTTCCGGATCTCCCCGTTCGAGACCCTGGACCAGGAGGGCGTCGGCCGCCTGGTCGAGATCGCCGTACGCGAGGGCCGGGCCACCCGTCCTGGCCTGCAGACCGGGGTGTGCGGCGAGCACGGCGGCGACCCGGACTCGGTGCACTTCTTCCACCGGACCGGCCTGGACTACGTCTCCTGCTCCCCCTACCGCATCCCGGTCGCCCGCCTGGAGGCCGGACGAGCCGCCATCGGAGCCGAACCGCCGGCCTGA
- a CDS encoding bifunctional GNAT family N-acetyltransferase/acetate--CoA ligase family protein, whose product MARTLSPPAAADALLSNGSTVTIRALQADDHAAVLDLHAIRMSPDNQRMRFFAMSRRAPELCADRLCGAARTGFLALGCFTAAGLGEEELLGVVEYDVDDQRPMVAEIAVAVADNRHHLGVGTLLIEHLVHAALDRGVRIFEAEALSENRAMLQVFHDLGLRVERHSEGPEVRVVVRLDERDESYLATLDERGRGADVLSLVPLLHPRSVAVVGVSERPGSVGHTVLAKIRAGHFEGPVWAVNPHGGTVDGLPCHPSVAALPGVPDLAVVAVPADRVPQVAVECGRLGVRALVVLTSGLDRQQSARLLETCRRHSMRLVGPNCLGITQTDPAVRLDAQFGAVMAAPGSAGVAVQSGGVGIALMERLNALGIGVSSFVSLGDKYDVSGNDLLQWWEHDRRTELAILHLESFGSPRAFARTARRVTRTIPVLTVDAGRSAAGRRGAASHTAAAATPTVTRQALFAQAGITATAGIGELVETAALLHAQPLPGTAGKVAVVSNAGGIGVLTADACAESGLVLPELPAELAQKLLAVLPQGSSAANPVDTTAAVGPEALATAVGLLADSGAVDAVLLCLAPTALGTDPMRELLTAPARRTRPIALVRLDQQTPVDYLATQDGGRLPCYADPQSAARALAHATDRARWLAQPDAAVPRPEGVDRAGAEAIVDGFLADHPDGGWLEPVATAQLLDCYGLPLVRTVWATGEHDTVEAAGTLAPLGHEHRVVLKAYWPGQVHKSDVGAVRTNLHGREAVRDAYRGFVRDFGDRLAGVVVQPQAAPGTELFAGMVQDQVFGPLVLFGMGGTAVDLLNDRAARLAPLTTTDIRTLLTSPHGAPLLFGYRGAPPADLDALEDLLARLSALASDLPQLTDVDLNPVIATPDGITCVDARLRLEPRPAPDPYLRRLRRLPDTRKE is encoded by the coding sequence ATGGCCAGGACGCTGTCCCCTCCCGCAGCCGCGGACGCGTTGCTCAGCAACGGGAGCACGGTCACCATCCGTGCCCTGCAGGCCGACGACCACGCGGCCGTGCTGGACCTGCACGCGATCCGGATGTCGCCGGACAACCAGCGGATGCGCTTCTTCGCGATGAGCAGGCGCGCCCCGGAACTGTGCGCCGACCGCCTGTGCGGGGCCGCCCGCACCGGCTTCCTCGCACTGGGCTGCTTCACCGCGGCCGGGCTGGGCGAGGAGGAACTGCTGGGCGTGGTCGAGTACGACGTGGACGACCAACGGCCGATGGTCGCGGAGATCGCTGTGGCGGTCGCCGACAACCGGCACCACCTCGGGGTGGGCACGCTGCTGATCGAGCACCTGGTGCACGCGGCGCTCGACCGGGGCGTGCGGATCTTCGAGGCCGAGGCGCTGAGCGAGAACCGGGCGATGCTCCAGGTCTTCCACGACCTCGGTCTGCGCGTGGAACGCCACTCCGAAGGCCCCGAAGTACGCGTTGTCGTGCGCCTGGACGAGCGTGACGAGTCCTATCTGGCGACCCTGGACGAACGCGGTCGCGGAGCCGACGTCCTCAGCCTGGTCCCGCTGCTGCACCCGCGCTCGGTCGCGGTGGTCGGCGTCTCCGAACGCCCCGGCTCGGTGGGTCACACCGTGCTGGCGAAGATCCGCGCAGGGCACTTCGAGGGACCTGTGTGGGCGGTCAACCCGCACGGCGGAACCGTCGACGGCCTGCCCTGCCACCCCTCGGTGGCCGCGCTTCCGGGCGTCCCGGACCTCGCCGTCGTAGCCGTGCCCGCCGACCGAGTGCCCCAGGTGGCCGTGGAGTGCGGACGCCTGGGCGTACGCGCCCTGGTCGTGCTGACCTCCGGCCTGGACCGGCAGCAGTCCGCCAGGCTGCTCGAAACCTGCCGCCGGCACAGCATGCGCCTGGTCGGCCCCAACTGCCTGGGCATCACCCAGACCGACCCCGCCGTGCGGCTGGACGCCCAGTTCGGCGCGGTCATGGCCGCGCCCGGCAGCGCCGGGGTCGCGGTGCAGTCCGGCGGGGTGGGCATCGCCCTGATGGAGCGGCTCAACGCCCTTGGCATCGGCGTCTCCAGCTTCGTCTCGCTCGGCGACAAGTACGACGTCAGCGGGAACGACCTGCTGCAGTGGTGGGAGCACGACCGGCGCACCGAGCTGGCGATCCTGCACCTGGAGTCCTTCGGCAGTCCGCGGGCCTTCGCCCGCACCGCCCGCCGGGTCACCCGCACCATCCCGGTGCTCACCGTCGACGCCGGTCGCTCGGCCGCCGGACGCCGGGGCGCCGCCTCGCACACCGCGGCCGCGGCCACCCCGACCGTGACCCGGCAGGCCCTGTTCGCCCAGGCCGGCATCACCGCCACCGCCGGGATCGGCGAACTCGTCGAGACCGCGGCCCTGCTGCACGCCCAGCCGCTCCCCGGCACCGCCGGGAAGGTCGCGGTGGTCTCCAACGCCGGCGGCATCGGCGTCCTGACCGCGGACGCCTGCGCCGAGTCCGGACTCGTCCTGCCGGAGCTGCCCGCCGAGCTGGCACAGAAGCTGCTGGCCGTGCTGCCCCAGGGGTCCAGCGCCGCGAACCCGGTGGACACCACCGCGGCCGTCGGCCCCGAGGCCCTGGCCACCGCCGTCGGCCTGCTGGCCGACAGCGGCGCCGTGGACGCGGTACTGCTGTGCCTGGCCCCGACCGCCCTGGGCACCGACCCGATGCGGGAGCTGCTCACCGCCCCGGCCCGGCGGACCCGTCCGATCGCACTGGTCCGGCTGGACCAGCAGACCCCGGTCGACTACCTGGCCACCCAGGACGGCGGCAGGCTCCCCTGCTACGCCGACCCGCAGTCGGCGGCCCGCGCCCTGGCGCACGCGACCGACCGGGCCCGCTGGCTCGCCCAGCCCGACGCCGCCGTCCCCCGACCCGAGGGAGTCGACCGCGCGGGAGCCGAGGCGATCGTGGACGGCTTCCTGGCGGACCACCCCGACGGGGGCTGGCTCGAACCCGTGGCCACGGCCCAACTGCTGGACTGCTACGGCCTCCCCCTGGTCCGCACCGTCTGGGCGACCGGCGAGCACGACACGGTCGAGGCCGCCGGCACCCTGGCACCGCTCGGGCACGAGCACCGCGTGGTCCTCAAGGCGTACTGGCCCGGCCAGGTCCACAAGAGCGACGTCGGCGCGGTCCGCACCAACCTGCACGGGCGCGAAGCCGTCCGGGACGCCTACCGCGGCTTCGTCCGCGACTTCGGCGACCGGCTCGCCGGCGTGGTGGTCCAACCCCAGGCCGCCCCCGGCACGGAGCTGTTCGCCGGCATGGTCCAGGACCAGGTCTTCGGCCCGCTGGTGCTGTTCGGCATGGGCGGCACCGCGGTGGACCTGCTCAACGACCGCGCCGCCCGGCTGGCCCCGCTGACCACCACCGACATCCGCACCCTGCTCACCAGTCCGCACGGGGCCCCGCTGCTGTTCGGCTACCGCGGCGCGCCGCCGGCCGATCTGGACGCCCTGGAGGACCTGCTGGCCCGGCTCAGCGCACTGGCATCGGACCTTCCGCAGCTCACCGACGTCGACCTCAACCCGGTGATCGCCACCCCGGACGGCATCACCTGCGTCGACGCCCGGCTGCGGCTGGAACCCCGCCCCGCCCCCGACCCCTACCTGCGCAGGCTCCGCCGCCTGCCCGACACCCGCAAGGAGTGA
- a CDS encoding CBS domain-containing protein — MAETRHYDSTGTAARAPRPVTGRVPWDGLPRHTPVRDLMTDRVVTVDPRTDYAGLVAAVGDHHHDLLPVVDTEGRVMGVVAASDLLAKLALTALPPRGMRFEPRWLRALRRRGAGVTAGELMTTPAWTVTADTSAAEAALLAVRHRVHHLPVTDGRRRLVGMVCLCDLLGAVRRDDAEIRSEILYLAVAADAGTDRATLRVDCDHGRVLLDARTTRRSQAGTLLDRVRAVEGVVDVADTLRWDIDDLAVPSRPHQL; from the coding sequence ATGGCAGAGACACGGCACTACGACAGCACCGGGACGGCGGCACGGGCGCCGCGTCCCGTCACCGGACGCGTCCCCTGGGACGGACTGCCCCGGCACACCCCGGTCCGGGACCTGATGACCGATCGGGTCGTCACGGTCGACCCCAGGACCGACTACGCCGGGCTGGTCGCCGCAGTGGGCGACCACCACCACGACCTGCTGCCCGTGGTCGATACCGAGGGCCGGGTGATGGGAGTCGTCGCCGCCTCCGATCTGCTCGCCAAGCTCGCCCTGACCGCCCTGCCGCCGCGGGGCATGCGCTTCGAGCCCCGCTGGCTCCGCGCGCTGCGCCGCAGGGGCGCCGGGGTCACCGCCGGCGAGCTGATGACCACCCCCGCCTGGACCGTCACCGCGGACACCAGCGCCGCCGAGGCCGCCCTGCTGGCCGTCCGCCACCGGGTCCACCACCTGCCGGTCACCGACGGCCGGCGCCGGCTGGTCGGCATGGTGTGCCTGTGCGACCTGCTGGGCGCCGTGCGCCGGGACGACGCGGAGATCCGCTCGGAAATCCTCTACCTCGCCGTCGCCGCGGACGCCGGAACCGACCGCGCCACCTTGCGGGTGGATTGCGACCACGGCCGGGTCCTGCTCGACGCCCGCACCACCAGGCGCAGTCAGGCCGGCACCCTCCTCGACCGCGTCCGCGCGGTCGAGGGCGTCGTCGACGTCGCTGACACGCTGCGCTGGGACATCGACGACCTGGCCGTGCCGAGCCGCCCGCACCAGCTGTGA
- a CDS encoding PAS domain S-box protein, with translation MTTTTEEPFRALLEAAPDAMVIVDDNGVIRLVNAQTEALFGYLRQELLGRPIEILVPQRFRAQHPAHRFGYSVNQQVRPMGAGLELYGLRKDGAEFPVEISLSPLETPDGLLISAAVRDVSERKAAEERFRGLLEAAPDAMVIVDDAGTIQLVNAQTETLFGYDREELLGRRVEVLVPARFHGQHPAHRHGYVDNRRVRPMGAGLELYGLRKDGAEFPVEISLSPLETPDGTLVSAAIRDVSARKRTEAQLAELYEQQRHVALTLQRSLMGSPAVLPGMDTSSRYFPARQGAGVGGDWFDLIALGGGRVGILIGDVMGRGLEAAAVMGQLRSAAHALAKTGMPPWQLMLALDAVVSELPDQLVTCCYLVLDPDEGELTVCSAGHLPVLLVDPDGRVRRLPVPVSVPLGVGEVPHQETRLPVLPGAVLALYTDGLVETPVSDIELQIDALSIALEKAVADTDGLEAAADSVLAALLPDPEDYADDVTLLLARIPRVPVTAVSAILTAEPVSVGVGRRFLRDTLEAWGCEELGDTACLLASELLSNAVRHACGPLRLRLRQAGDELSVEVCDGSPVLPRARSASPEEESGRGLTLVDCLAASWGTLPTEEGKAVWFALPLRSASRK, from the coding sequence ATGACGACCACGACCGAGGAACCCTTCCGAGCCCTACTGGAAGCGGCCCCCGACGCCATGGTGATCGTGGACGACAACGGTGTGATCCGCCTGGTCAACGCCCAGACCGAGGCCCTGTTCGGCTACCTCCGGCAGGAGCTCCTCGGCCGGCCGATCGAGATCCTGGTGCCGCAGCGCTTCCGCGCCCAGCACCCCGCCCACCGGTTCGGCTACTCGGTCAACCAGCAGGTCCGTCCGATGGGCGCGGGGCTGGAACTGTACGGGCTGCGCAAGGACGGGGCGGAGTTCCCGGTCGAGATCAGTCTGAGCCCGCTGGAGACCCCCGACGGGCTGCTGATCTCGGCCGCGGTCCGCGACGTCAGCGAGCGCAAGGCCGCCGAGGAGCGCTTCCGGGGACTCCTGGAGGCCGCGCCGGACGCCATGGTGATCGTGGACGACGCCGGCACCATCCAACTCGTCAACGCCCAGACCGAGACGCTGTTCGGCTACGACCGCGAGGAACTGCTCGGGCGGCGGGTGGAGGTGCTGGTGCCGGCCAGGTTCCACGGCCAGCACCCCGCTCACCGGCACGGCTATGTCGACAACCGCCGGGTCCGTCCGATGGGCGCGGGACTGGAGCTGTACGGGCTGCGCAAGGACGGGGCGGAGTTCCCGGTCGAGATCAGCCTCAGCCCGCTGGAGACCCCCGACGGCACCCTGGTCTCGGCCGCGATCCGGGACGTCAGCGCGCGCAAGCGGACCGAGGCCCAGCTCGCCGAGCTCTACGAGCAGCAGCGGCACGTCGCACTGACCCTGCAGCGGAGCCTGATGGGCTCCCCGGCCGTGCTCCCCGGGATGGACACCTCCAGCCGCTACTTCCCGGCCCGTCAGGGGGCCGGGGTGGGCGGGGACTGGTTCGACCTGATCGCTCTGGGCGGCGGCCGGGTCGGGATCCTGATCGGCGACGTGATGGGCCGCGGCCTGGAGGCTGCCGCCGTGATGGGACAGTTGCGCTCGGCCGCGCACGCGCTGGCCAAGACCGGCATGCCGCCCTGGCAGCTGATGCTGGCTCTGGACGCCGTGGTCAGCGAACTCCCCGACCAGCTGGTCACCTGCTGCTACCTGGTCCTGGACCCCGACGAGGGCGAACTGACGGTGTGCTCGGCCGGGCACCTCCCGGTCCTGCTGGTCGACCCGGACGGCCGGGTACGCAGACTGCCCGTGCCGGTCAGCGTCCCCCTGGGGGTGGGCGAGGTGCCGCACCAGGAGACCCGGCTGCCGGTGCTCCCGGGGGCGGTCCTGGCCCTCTACACCGACGGGCTGGTGGAGACCCCCGTCAGCGACATCGAACTGCAGATCGACGCATTGAGCATCGCCCTGGAGAAGGCGGTCGCGGACACCGACGGACTGGAGGCCGCGGCGGACTCGGTGCTGGCGGCGCTGCTGCCCGACCCGGAGGACTACGCCGACGACGTGACCCTGCTGCTCGCCCGGATCCCGCGGGTGCCGGTCACCGCGGTGTCGGCCATCCTGACGGCCGAGCCGGTCAGCGTCGGTGTGGGACGACGTTTCCTGCGGGACACCCTGGAGGCATGGGGCTGTGAGGAACTCGGCGACACCGCCTGCCTGCTGGCCTCGGAGCTGCTGTCCAACGCGGTCCGGCACGCCTGCGGCCCGCTGCGGCTGCGGCTGCGCCAGGCGGGGGACGAACTCAGCGTCGAAGTGTGCGACGGCAGCCCGGTGCTGCCCCGCGCCAGGTCGGCGAGCCCGGAGGAGGAGTCCGGCCGCGGGCTGACCCTGGTCGACTGCCTGGCCGCGTCCTGGGGCACGCTGCCCACCGAGGAGGGCAAGGCGGTCTGGTTCGCCCTGCCACTGCGGTCCGCTTCCCGGAAGTGA
- a CDS encoding nitroreductase family protein produces the protein MQTDLTLDTATAETLVAAATAAPSIHNTQPWRFRLDRDSRTVEVHAAWERALPLADPDGRALHVSVGATVFNLRVATAHLGWEPVLRLLPTSSDPGHLASVRLAGPPRTGAAGGPDLYPSIARRHSSRLPFTGEQVPGAVMAELFEAAGAEGAVLTAPGPTESARLLALTTDAELRRTAARDRLEETRSWLKDSNEGPYGIPYEVLGPRDAQARVPMRDFTGLERGRNVPPPQRFEPRPRLLLLSTAADRPADWLRAGMALEHVLLLLTAHGLRASLLYQALEWQDLRWLLRDPGSSGAGSPQMVLRVGYGPEGPVTPRRPVAEVLAESGRDRLPR, from the coding sequence ATGCAGACCGACCTGACGCTGGACACCGCGACCGCGGAGACCCTGGTCGCCGCCGCCACCGCCGCGCCCTCGATCCACAACACCCAGCCGTGGCGATTCCGACTGGACCGTGACAGCCGCACCGTCGAGGTGCACGCGGCCTGGGAGCGGGCGCTGCCGCTCGCCGATCCCGACGGCCGGGCCCTGCACGTCTCCGTCGGCGCGACGGTGTTCAACCTCCGGGTCGCCACAGCCCACCTGGGGTGGGAGCCGGTCCTGCGGCTGCTGCCCACCAGCAGCGACCCGGGCCACCTGGCCTCGGTGCGCCTGGCCGGACCACCGCGCACGGGCGCGGCCGGCGGACCCGATCTCTACCCGTCGATCGCGCGCAGGCACAGCAGCAGGCTGCCCTTCACCGGTGAGCAGGTGCCCGGCGCCGTCATGGCGGAGCTGTTCGAGGCCGCCGGCGCCGAGGGGGCCGTGCTGACCGCCCCCGGGCCGACGGAGTCCGCACGCCTGCTGGCGCTGACGACCGACGCCGAACTGCGTCGCACCGCGGCCCGGGACCGGCTGGAGGAGACCCGGTCCTGGCTCAAGGACTCGAACGAGGGCCCCTACGGCATCCCCTACGAGGTGCTGGGCCCCCGTGACGCGCAGGCACGCGTGCCGATGCGCGACTTCACCGGGCTGGAGCGCGGCCGGAACGTGCCGCCGCCGCAGCGCTTCGAGCCCCGTCCCCGCCTGCTGCTGCTCTCCACCGCCGCCGACCGTCCGGCCGACTGGCTGCGGGCCGGGATGGCCCTCGAACACGTCCTGCTGCTGTTGACGGCCCACGGCCTGCGGGCGTCGCTGCTCTACCAGGCACTGGAGTGGCAGGACCTGCGCTGGCTGCTGCGCGACCCCGGGAGCTCCGGCGCGGGGAGCCCGCAGATGGTGCTCCGCGTCGGGTACGGGCCCGAGGGCCCCGTCACACCGCGCCGCCCGGTGGCGGAAGTCCTGGCCGAGTCCGGAAGGGACCGGCTGCCCCGCTGA
- a CDS encoding CBS domain-containing protein gives MRHRTVQDVMTHQVVTAHRDTPFKAVAALLARNDVSAVPVVDPRQHPIGIVSEGDLLRKESALPDPRGHAASVWMRPRDRKRAEAETAETLMTSTVFAARPEWSLVEAARMMDRHHVKRLPVIDEAGVLVGIVSRSDLIRVFLRPDGAIRQEIVHDVLNQTLLIPLTDVQVEVRDGVVTLRGTVERQTLVPVVVRLCRSVDGVVAVHDQLRYTFDDRRVDLGPDQVHGVIRTPHH, from the coding sequence ATGCGACACCGCACCGTTCAGGACGTGATGACCCATCAGGTGGTCACCGCCCACCGTGACACCCCGTTCAAGGCCGTGGCGGCACTGCTGGCCCGCAACGACGTCAGCGCCGTCCCCGTGGTCGACCCGCGGCAGCACCCGATCGGGATCGTCTCCGAGGGCGACCTGCTGCGCAAGGAGTCGGCACTACCGGACCCGAGGGGCCACGCGGCGAGCGTGTGGATGCGGCCCCGGGACCGGAAGCGGGCCGAGGCCGAGACCGCCGAGACCCTGATGACCAGTACGGTCTTCGCCGCACGGCCCGAGTGGAGCCTGGTCGAGGCGGCCCGGATGATGGACCGTCACCACGTCAAGCGTCTGCCCGTGATCGACGAGGCCGGGGTACTGGTCGGCATCGTCAGCCGCAGCGACCTCATCCGGGTCTTCCTGCGCCCCGACGGCGCCATCCGCCAGGAGATCGTCCACGACGTGCTGAACCAGACCCTGCTCATCCCGCTCACCGACGTCCAGGTCGAGGTCAGGGACGGCGTGGTCACCCTGCGCGGAACCGTCGAGCGGCAGACCCTGGTGCCCGTCGTGGTCCGGCTGTGCCGGAGTGTCGACGGCGTCGTCGCCGTCCACGACCAGCTCCGCTACACCTTCGACGACCGCAGGGTCGACCTCGGCCCGGACCAGGTCCACGGCGTCATCCGCACACCGCACCACTGA